The DNA region GACTTATTTTGGTAATTGCTCTTCTTACAATACCAACTTATATAGCAGAACTATTTGCATCTAGATTGTCATCGATGATGATTATAAGTGTCGTTTTTGCAGTTTTTTTTACTATTTGTGGATTAATAATTTCATATTTTTATGATATTAGTTCTGGTGCAAGTATAATAATTGTAGGAGTATTGACTTTGTTAATTATAAAATTGATAAAAAGATAAATTTAGATATAATTAATAAAATTTAATTAACGGAATAACCAATGAATAAAAATATAAAAATAGGTGAAATAAACACTTTAAAAATAAATAGAGCAAGTGAGCCTGGATTATACTTAATAGCTCAAGACGAAACAGAAGTTTTATTACCTAATGTCTATATTAAACAAACAATGAGTTTAGGTCAGGAAATAGAAGTTTTTATATATACTGATAGTGAAGATAGACTTGTTGCTACTACTATAACTCCCAAGGCAATGATAAATGAAATCCAATATTTAGAAGTTGTAGATACTACTAAATTTGGAGCTTTTGTTGATATTGGATTACCAAAAGATATATTAGTTCCTATTAATAAACAAAAATCAACTTTTAAAATAGGTGAAAAAAGATTAGTTAAAATAATAGAAGATGAAAAGTCTCATAGATTAATTGGAACAGAAAAATTTATAAAAAGTTTTAACAGAAATACAAAAAAATTTAAAAAAAATGATGAGGTTAATATTATTATCTATCAAAAAACACCTCTTGGATTTAAAGTAATTATAAATGAAGAGTATGAAGGTATGATTTTTCATAGTGAAATCTTTACAAAAGTTGAGATAGGAGATAAAAGAAAAGCTTATATTAAAACTGTAAGAGAAGATGGAAAACTTGATTTATCATTACAAAAAATTGGAGAAGAAAAAAGATTGGATGATGTATCAATTGTAGTTTCTATTTTAAAAAACAATAATAATGTTTTAAATATTACATCCAAAAGTGATGCTAAAGAGATTATGGATCTTTTTGAAATGAGTAAAAAAAGATTTAAAGCAGCATTAAATACCTTAGTTACTACAAATCAAGTTCATATTGAAAATGATTCTATAAGATTACATCATTAAGTATTATTTCTAAAGTAATTTAATATAATAATTTGAAAATATAAAATAAGGATGGAGAAAATGGCAATTACTCATTTAAAAGGTGAAGAGGTAAATTTACTTGGAAATGAAGTGAATGTTTCTGACCAAGCGCCAATAGTTAAAGTAGTAGGACAAGATTTAAATGAATTTGAAATTGGTGGAGCAAAAGATGTTATTCAAGTATTAGTTGTTGTACCATCATTAGATACTCCAGTGTGTGCAGCTGAAACAAGAAAATTTAATGAAGAAGCAGCAAGATTAACTAATGTAGAAATTAGTGTAGTTTCTTTAGACTTACCTTTTGCAATGGGAAGATTTTGTACAACAGAAGGAATTGAAAATATAAATGTAGGAAGTGACTTTAGAAATAAAGATCTTACTAATGCATATGGATTATTAATTGAAAATGGTCCTTTAGCAGGAATTGCAGCAAGAGCTGTATTTGTAATTGATACAAATGGAATAGTAGTTTATAAAGAACTATGTGAAGAAATTACAAAAGAACCTGATTATGATACTGTAATGAAAGAAATTGAAAAATTAATATAAATTTTTAGCTAAATTTGTCATAAGTCAATTTTAATATCATTTTGAAAAGATATAATTTGAATATTAAAATTGAAAAAGGTCAATTTTGACTTTTTAGGAGTATTTATGGCAAATTGGTTTAAAACTTTTTCAAACCAACCACATCAACCTTTTTTCTTAAGTGGAATTATATTTTTTATATCATTTATATTATTACTTTTTGCATCATATGCAAGAATAGTTAATTTAAGTTCAACAATACTTACATATCATACATATTCAATGCTTTTTATTGTATTTATACAGTTTATTTTAGGATATTTGTATATACTTTTCCCAAAAATTTTAGAAGAAAAGCCTATTAAAAGATCTGTATATATGATGCATTTTTATATATATTTTTTTAGTAGTTTAGGATTTTTATCATCACTGTTTTTTTCATCTGAATATATTATATTTTTTACTTTAGCCTTACTTTTAGTACAATTTTTATCTTTTAAGCTATTATTTATTATTAATTTAGAAAGTAAAATAAAAGATAAAAAAGATACATCATGGATACTATTTTTTCTTTTTATTGGACTAATTGCTCATATGATATTTTATGTATCTTTTTATGAATTAGAATATTCATTTACTTTGAAAAAAGCAGGAACATATATTGGATTTTATTTTTATTTTTTTGGTGTTGCTTTTGCCATTTCTCAAAGAATGATACTAGAAACTACAAAACAAAAAATTAAAAATTATAAAATAGATAAATCTATGTTTTTGATGACAAAATTTACTATATTGATATTTTTTAAAGTAATTTCTCATTTTTATGAGAATATATATTTTTCTTTAGTTATTGATATTTTATTTTTTATATTTATTATGTACGAATTAATAAGATGGAAACTTCCAATATTTAAAGTAAATTCAATGTTATGGATATTATATATTTCTTTATATTGGATTCCTGTCTCTTTTTTACTATTAATATTACAAAATAGTTTTGAAATATTGCATATAAATTTTTTATTTGAGCAAGCACCTTTACATACCTTAGCTTTAGGATATATTAATACTTTAATTTTAGCTTTTATTTTAAGAGCTACACTTTATTACAAGGGCAAAACCCAAAATGCAAATAATATCACTACTTTAATTTTTCTATTTTTACAAATGGCAGTTATATTAAGATTAGTCGCATCTTTTAGCTTAAATACAGAATTAAGTTATGTTTTATGGATTAATATTGCATCATTTAGTTTAGTTATTATTTTATTACTTTGGTTTCTTAATTACTTAAAGATAGTATTAATTAACAAATAATTACTACACAAATCCTTTATAATTTTTGTATAAACTAATATAATAGTATAAAGGATTTGTTATGAAATATATAAAAACAAAACAGTGGCAAATTAAAGAGAGTGAAGTTACATCAAAAACTTTATTTAATAAAAGAAGAGATTTTATTAAATTAGGTGCTGCATCTTTAGTATCATCTGGAGCAATTTTTGAACTACTTGCAAAAGATAAAATACCACTTGCAAATCTACAATATAAAAAAGATAAAAATGAAAATAATCTTACTTTAAATAGTTATGAACAAATAACATCACACAATAATTTTTATGAATTTACTACAAATCAAAGTAAAGTAAAAGATATGGCTCATACTTTGGATATCTCAAATTGGAAAATAAAAGTTGATGGACTTGTAGAAAAACCTATGGTTATTGACTTTGAAACCATAATGAAAAAGTTTCCTTTAGAAGAGAGAATATATCGTTTTAGATGTGTTGAAGGTTGGGCTATGGTTGTTCCTTGGATTGGGTTTGAACTATCTAAACTTATAAAATATCTAAAACCTTTATCAAGTGCTAAATATATAAAATTTGAAACGTTGTATGATGAAAAAATGTTTCCAGATCAAGCAAGAGGAATTCTTTCAACTATATCTTATCCTTATGTTGAAGCTTTAAGAATGGATGAAGCGATGAATGAACTTACTATTTTAGCAGTTGGTTTATATGGTTCATCAATGCCAAAACAAAATGGAGCACCAATTAGATTAATTGTACCTTGGAAATATGGATTTAAATCAATAAAATCAATTTCTAAAATTTCATTTGTAGATAAGCAACCTTTAAATAGTTGGCAAAAAGAGAATAAAAATGAGTATGGTTTTTATGCGAATGTAAATCCATATGTAGATCATCCAAGATGGTCTCAAAGTAAAGAGAGAGTTTTAGGTAAATTTTTCAAACAAAGAACATTGATGTTTAATGGATATGAAAAACAAGTTGCAAGTTTATATAAAGGTATGGATTTAACTAAGGATTTTTAATGAGAATATTTCTATTTGTAGTTTTTTTAACTCCTTTTTTTATAGCTTTATATTCACTATTTATAACTCAAAATGTAATTGACCCTATTAAATATATTTACACTTTTTCTGGAGTTGTTGCAACTGTTATTTTGTTTTTTACAATTATAATATCACTTATGAAAAGATTTATAAATTTGATGAAATATAGAAGAATGATAGGATTATTTGGATTTTTTTATGCTTGTTTACATATTATAAATTTTGTTGTTTTAGATGCACAATTTGATGTTGATTTTATAATTAACAATTTAATAAAAAAGCCATTTATATATCTTGGTGCAATGGCATTTTTTATTCTTGTATTTTTAGCATTAACTTCAACAAAAAGACTTTTTAGGAAATATAATAAGTATCATAAAACTTTGTATTTATCACTTGTTTTGATTACTATTCATTTTATATTGGCACAAAAATCACTTGATATTTATCAAATATTTTATATATTTATAATTGGTGTTATTTCTATTTTTAAACTAATTCAAATAAAAAATTTATTCAATAGAAATTAGTTTATATCCTACACCTCTTAAATTTATAATCATTCCATTTTTTAATTTCTTTTTTAATTTATGAATAATTGAACGCATACTAACTGATTCCATCTCTTTACTATCCCACACATATTCATGTATCATTTCATTTGTTACTGATTTATTTATGTTTTTTACAAATAGAGTTAAAAGTAGTTTCTCTTTAACTGTAAGTTCAATTTCATGGTTATGTTTATAAAGTTTTTCTTCTAATAAATTAAAAGTAAAGTTATATCCTAACTCAATATTCATATCTGAGTTTTGCTCTTTTTTATAAGATAAATGGTATTGAATTCTTAAAAATAGCTCTTCAAAATCAAATGGTTTTTTTATATAGTCATTGCAACCAAGATTAAAAGATTTTTTTATATTTTCAATATCTATTTCTGCACTTATCATTATTACAGGAGTATTTATATTTTCATTTCTTATTATTTCTAAGATTTTATGGCCATCAAATCCTAATACATTAACATCCAAAATATATAAATCATATCTATTATTTAATATAATATTTGCAGCTTCATAACCATCAAAAAAGTTCTCTACAAAAAATCCTTTATTTTCTAATGATAGTTTTATTATCTTATTTAAAGAAGTATCATCTTCTAATAAAAAAATTTTCATAAATTACCTTTTATTACATCTTTTATATCTATTTTATAAGAAAAAGATGTTGTATTATTTTCTGATTTTACACTAATTTCTATATTATTATTATCACAAATATCTTTTACAATATTTAATCCCAATCCTAAACCTATATTTTTACTTTTATCTTGATAATATGCTTTAAATATAGAATCTGTATCTTGAATATATGAACCACTATTTTTTATTATTATAAAGTGTTCATCTTTATTTATATCCAAAATTATATCTATTTGGCTATTTATTTCTGCATATTTTATAGCATTTGAAATAGTATTATCAATAACTCTTTGAAGTGAGTTTTCATCAATAAAAATATTAAACTCAGCATGAATATCTAAGTTTATATCTATATTTTTTATATTTGCCATTTCATCAAAAAACATAACTCTTGAAGATAGAAATTTTATAAGTTCAATCTCTTTTTTCTCTTCTATTTTTTTTTCTTTTTTTATTAAATAGTATAAATCATTATATATAAAAGATAGAGATTTTGAAGATGCTTTAATTGCTTCAAACTGTTCTTTTGGACCAATTTGAGTCTCTAAATTATCAATATTTAAAGAGATGATACTTAAAGGTGTATTCATTTCATGGATGATTTTTTTTAGAAAAAAGTCTTGTTGCTTTAATAAATTTATATTAGTTTGTTTACTTTCAAATAAATTTAGTTGAGTTTTTATTCTTGCTTTTACTTCCTCTTTTTCAAAAGGTTTAGTTATATAATCAACTCCACCTTCTTCAAATGCTTTAACTTTACTTTGTACATCATCTAAAGCACTTATGAAAATAATTGGAATATCTTTTAGTTTTTCATCATCTTTGAATATTCTACAAACTTCAAATCCATTTAAATGAGGAATTTTAATATCTAAAAGTATTAAATCAGGTGCACTTAATTTGGCAGATTTTATTGCAAATTGTGCATCTGTTGTTGCTTTTATTAGATAGTTTTCATCTTTTAATATATTATTTAAATATTGTAAGTTTTCAACTTTATCGTCAATTATTAGTATTGTATATTTTTTATCCATTAACATTTTCTTTTGATTTTGCTACTTAGATATCATTATAAACAAAAAGTAATAAAATTATATTGAGGGGTTTGATGAATTTAAAAAGACTTTTTATGCTACTATTTATTTTAAACACGGGATTATTTATCTTAGTTGTAATGGTAATAAATAGATACCAAAAATCAACAAATACTTTAGAACAAGCCTATCAAATGCAATATAAATCACTTGTTTTAGCCCATGAATTAAGACAAAGTAGTGATGATTTGACAAGAATGGCAAGAACTTATGTAATTACTGGAAATCCTTTATTTAAAAAGCAGTATCAAACTGTACTTGATATTAGAAATGGTGTGAAACCAAGACCCAAAAGATACAATGGAATATTTTGGGATTTTCTTACTTTAGATGGAAGTATTGCAACTTTAGATGGAAAAAAAATACCATTAAAAGAATTGATGAAAGAAGCAAACTTTCCAGAAGAGGAGTTAAATCTTTTATTTACTTCTCAAAATGAATCAGATGATTTAACAAACTTAGAGCATAAAGCAATGAATGCAATAATAGGTGTTTTTCAAGATAAGAATGGAAACTATACCATAAAATCAAAACCAAATTATAAATTAGCAAGAGAGTTGATGTATTCTGATGAATATCATAAAGCAAAAATAAGAATTATGAAGCCATTGGATAAATTTTATAAAATGTTTGAGACAAGAACTAAAGCAAAAGTAAAAGAAGCAAGAGTTATTGTAAAAAAATTAGAATTTTATGTAACTGTAATAGTTCTTTTTTCTATTATTGTTTTTTTATTATCTTTTTTTATTATTCTTTTTAGAATTGTACAACCTTTAGAATTATTAAGAGTATCAATGCTTAGATTATCAAAAAATGATATGAGTGTCGAACTTGATAAAGATAAATATCAAGATGAAATTGGAGATATGATTGGTGCTGTTGATGTTTTTAAAGATAATACAAAAAAACTAATAACAAGTGAGCAAAAAATTAAACTTTCTATGCAAGAAGCAACAAGTGCAAATAAAGCAAAATCTATTTTTTTAGTAAGAATGAGTCATGAGTTAAGAACACCTCTAAATGCAATAATGGGCTTTTCAAATTTACTTAAAAAATCTCAAAATATAAATGAACAAGAGAGAAAAAATTTAACTATTATTAAAAAAAGTGCAAATCATCTACTAAATATCATAAATGAAATACTTGAACTTTCTAAAATAGAAGCAGGAAAAATAGAGATAGTTCCTAAAAGTTTTAATTTTGAAGAACTTTTAAAAGAGATAGAATCTATTTTTGAGTTTAGGTGTGAATCAAAAGGTTTAAAATTTAAACTAATAAAATCAGAAAATCTTCCATCATTTATAAAAGTTGATGAATTAAGACTTCGTCAAATTCTAATAAATCTATTAGGAAACTCAATAAAGTTTACAAAAAAAGGTGAAATTTCATTATATGTATATGAACAAAATAAAAAGTTGTTTTTTGAAGTAAAAGATACTGGTATTGGTATTTCTAAAGTAAATTTAAAAAAGATTTTCAAACCATTTGAGCAAGTAAAAAAAGATGATTATAGTCAAAATGGTACAGGTTTGGGCTTATCAATTACTAAAGAGTTAATATCACTAATGAATGGAACTATATATGTAAAAAGTAATTTGAATAAAGGAAGTGAGTTTTACTTTAGTATTAGTTATGAAGATTCAAGTAATGATGAAATAGATATAAAAATTGATAAAAGTAGTATAAAATCAATCCAAAACCAAAATTTCGAAAAATCAATTTTAGTAGTTGATGATATAAAAGAGAATAGACAATTAGTAACTCAAATATTAAATCAGTATGAGTTTAAAGTTTTTGAAGCAAGTAGTGGTACTGAAGCTTTAGAACTTTATGAAAAAAATAGAATTGATTTGATTTTTATGGATATTTTAATGAGTGATATGAATGGACTTGAAGCCATAAAAAAAATAAGAGAAGATAAAAACGATAGAAAAATTCCTATTATTACTCTATCTGCAAATGTTTTTTTAGAAGATAGAAGAAAAGCTTTAAAAGCAGGTGCAAATGACTTTTTACCTAAGCCTTTTGAAGAAGAGAGTATTTTAGCCTTACTTCAAAAATATCTAAATGTTGATGTATATCTTAAAGAAGAAGTTAAACAAACGTCTTCTCATATAGAAGATTTACCAATAGAATTTTATGAAAAATTAAAAGAGTATTCTACTCTTATGCGCAATGAAGAGATATTAAAAATATTAGATACATACTTGCTAAATGATTCTACTAAAAAAGTAATAATTGAATTATTAGAAAACTTTGACTACCAACAAATAATAAACCTATGTGATAGTAAATTAAATAAAGCTGTATAAATTTTATACTAAAAATAGTAAGTAAACAACACTAAAAGCAACACTTAAACAACACTACTTTTTTATACTTTCAATATAAGTTTAAAAGACTTAAATTGAAAGGAGATTCAATGAAAATGAGATTTGCTAAAGCAGTAGTTGCTTCTACATTATTAGCTGGTATGCTTGCACATGCTGCTGATACAATTAAGGTTGGTGTTTTACACTCACTATCAGGAACGATGGCTATTTCTGAAACAACATTAAAAGATACGGTATTAATGTTAATCAAAAAACAGAATGAAAAAGGTGGATTATTAGGTAAAAAATTAGAACCTGTTGTAGTAGATCCTGCTTCAAACTGGCCACTATTTGCTGAAAAAATGAGAAGTTTACTTACTAAAGATAAAGTTGATGTAACATTTGGTTGTTGGACATCTGTTTCTAGAAAATCTGTTCTTCCTGTTGTTGAAGAGTTAAATGGTATTTTATTTTATCCTGTTCAATATGAAGGTGAAGAATCATCTAAAAATATTTTCTATACTGGTGCTGCACCAAACCAACAAGCAATTCCAGCAGTTGATTACTTAATGAATGAAGTTAAAGTTAAAAGATGGGTATTAGCAGGAACTGATTATGTTTATCCAAGAACAACAAATAAGATTTTAAAAGCATATTTAAAATCTAAGGGTGTAAAAGATAAAGATATTATGGTTAATTATACTCCATTTGGATATTCAGACTGGCAAAGTATAGTAAGTGATATTAAAAAGTTTGGTAGCACTGGATTAAAAACTGCTGTTGTTTCTACTATTAATGGTGATGCAAATGTACCATTTTATAAAGAGTTAGCAAATCAAGGTATTAAAGCTGAAGATATTCCTGTTGTTGCATTCTCTGTTGGAGAAGAGGAACTTTCAGGTATAGATACTAAACCATTAGTTGGACACTTAGCTGCATGGAATTACTTTCAAAGTGTTGAAACAAAACAAAATGATGATTTTATTAAATCTTGGCACAAATTCAAAAAAGATAATAAAAAAGTTACAAATGACCCAATGGAAGCTACTTATATTGGATTTAACTTATGGGTAAAAGCTGTTAAAAAAGCTGGAACTACAGATGTTGATAAAGTAAGAAAAGCAATGATTGGATTATCAGTTCCTAACTTAACTAGTGGAACAGCAACAATGCTTAAAAATCACCATATTACAAAACCAGTATTAATTGGAGAAATTCAAGATAATGGGCAATTTGAAACTGTATGGGAAACAAAAAAAGAAGTACCAGGTGATGCTTGGTCAAACTATTTACCAGATAGCAAAAATTTAATTTCTGATTGGACAGATCCTGTTAATTGTGGAAATTATAATACAGTTACTAAAAAATGTTTAGGAAATAGTAAATAATATGAGAGTTTTCCTCTCATATTAAAAAAGGATTTGTATGAAGTTTTTAAAAATAATATTGCTTAATTTATTACTTTTAACTTTTTGTTTTGGTTCTAGTTTTGAAGAAGACTCTTCTAAACTTATGACTAGAAGCTTTAATAAAAAACAAGTGGTTTTAGATGAGTTATTAAATAAATATAAAGATGATGCAAGATTTGAAACACTTTTAAAATATATGTTAAAAGGTGACTTGTATTATACAAAAAAGGATAAAAGACTTGTAGTTTTATTAAAAAAAGTAGAGTATTCATATTTTACACAAGATTTACTAACAAGTAAGAACTTAGAAAAAAAAGAGAAATATGACTTTAAAAAGATAAAAATAAATAATAAATTAAGAAGTGTTATAAAAGCTGCACTTGCACAAATAAATCTTTTTTCAACAAATAAAGATAAAAGATATAGTGCTGCAAAAAATATATTATCAAACTTAGAAAAAGAAGATGAGGTATTGATAAATAAAGCTTTACAAATAGAAAAAGTTGTAAGTGTAAAAGAACTTTTACTAGAAAGTAAAATAAATTTAATAGCTTTATACTCAACTAATTTAGAACAAAGAGTAGAAGCTGTTAAAAAACTTGGTTCATATATGTCTTCAAGAACATTTGAAACATTAAAAAATATAGAAAACTCTTCAGATGAGAAGATATTAAAAGATGAAGCAAAAAAAGCATTAGGAACTATAAAACACAAAAAAAGTTTTTATGGAGTAATTCAAGAGCTATTTTTTGGTCTTAGTTTAGGTTCTGTTTTATTATTAGCAGCAATTGGTTTAGCTATTACTTTTGGAGTAATGAAAGTTATTAATATGGCTCATGGAGAATTGATTATGATTGGAGCATATACAACATATACAATTCAACAATTAATGCCAAATTTAATAGAGTATTCTGTCATTATTGCAATTCCTGCTGCTTTTGTAGTAAGTGGATTAGTTGGGGTTTTAATTGAAAGATTAGTTATAAGACATCTTTATGGAAGACCTTTAGAAACACTGCTTGCAACATTTGGAATTAGTTTAATATTACAACAATTAGTAAGAAGTATTTATTCTCCTTTAAATCAAGAAGTAAAAACACCTTCTTGGATGAGTGGAGCAATGGAAATAAATAGTTCACTATTTTTAACATACAATAGATTGTATATTATTATTTTTGCATTGATTGTATTTTTTGGTGTTTTATTTGTGATGAAAAAAACATCTTTAGGATTAAAAGTTAGAGCAGTTTCCCAAAATAGAACAATAGCAAGAGCAATGGGAATAAAATCAAGTTATATTGATGCATTAACTTTTGGTATAGGTTCCGGAATTGCAGGAATTGCTGGTGTTGCATTATCTCAACTTACAAATGTTGGACCAAATTTAGGACAAGCTTATATAGTAGATAGTTTTATGGTTGTTGTATTTGGTGGAGTTGGTAATTTATGGGGAACATTAATAGCAGCATTCTCTCTTGGTGAAATAAATAAATTCATAGAACCAGTTGCAGGAGCTGTTTTAGCAAAAGTAATTATTTTAGTATTTATAATTCTATTTATACAAAAAAGACCTAGAGGATTATTCCCTCAAAAAGGTCGAGATGCAGAGGATTAGAAAATGAAAAGAGAACCAATATTTTTAAATATATTAAAAAATGACAAGGGAGGTAAAATAGTTTTATCTACCCTTGGAGTTGTTGTTTTTGTTGTAGCATTTTGTAATCTTTTCATGCCGCAAGATTCAATTTTTTATATATCAACATTTACTGTTACTATTTTAGGCAAATATCTTGCGTTTGCACTTTTAGCACTTGCTCTTGATTTAGTTTGGGGATATTTAGGAGTTTTAAGTTTAGGTCATGGTGCATTTTTTGCACTTGGTGGATACGCATGGGCTATGTATTTGATGAGACAAATAGGTGATAGAGGAGTTTATGGAAATCCTGATTTACCTGATTTTATGGTGTTTATGAATCTAAAAGAGTTACCATGGTTTTGGCAAGGCTTTGATAATCCTATATTTGCTTTTTTAATGGTGATGTTAGTTCCTGCTCTTTTGGCTTTTGTTTTTGGTTATTTAGCTTTTAAATCAAGAGTAACAGGGGTTTATCTTTCTATTATAACTCAAGCTTTAACTTATGCTTTAATGCTTGCATTTTTTAGAAATGATATGGGATTTGGTGGAAACAATGGACTTACAGATTTTAAAGATATTTTAGGATTTGATTTATCTTTAGATTCTACTAGAGTAGGTTTATTAATTATTACTTTTATTGCTTTAGTTATTGGATATTTTATTTGTAGATTTATTATGAATTCAAAACTTGGAAGAGTAATTATATCTATTAGGGATGCTGAAAGCAGAGTAAGATTTATAGGGTATAAAGTAGAACAATATAAACTATTTATTTTTATAGTTTCAGCAGTTTTAGCAGCAATAGCAGGAGCATTATATGTACCTCAAGTAGGTATTATTAATCCTAGTGTTTTTTCTCCACTATTTTCAATTGAGTTAGTTATTTGGGTTGCAGTTGGTGGTAGAGGAACTTTATATGGAGCAATTATTGGAGCAATTGTTGTAAGTTTTGCAAGTACGTATTTTACTTCAGCACTTCCAGAAGTTTGGTTATATGCTCTTGGTGGATTATTTGTTGTTTCTACATTATATCTTCCAAAAGGAATAGTTGGAGTTTTTGAAAAACTAAAAGTTAAAAAGGAAGCTTAAAATGAAACTATTAAAACATGAAATAAAACAAGACTTTGGAAATATAAGAAAAGGAGATAGAATCCTTTTAGTGGATGGTGTAAGTGTTA from Malaciobacter molluscorum LMG 25693 includes:
- a CDS encoding hybrid sensor histidine kinase/response regulator, translated to MDKKYTILIIDDKVENLQYLNNILKDENYLIKATTDAQFAIKSAKLSAPDLILLDIKIPHLNGFEVCRIFKDDEKLKDIPIIFISALDDVQSKVKAFEEGGVDYITKPFEKEEVKARIKTQLNLFESKQTNINLLKQQDFFLKKIIHEMNTPLSIISLNIDNLETQIGPKEQFEAIKASSKSLSFIYNDLYYLIKKEKKIEEKKEIELIKFLSSRVMFFDEMANIKNIDINLDIHAEFNIFIDENSLQRVIDNTISNAIKYAEINSQIDIILDINKDEHFIIIKNSGSYIQDTDSIFKAYYQDKSKNIGLGLGLNIVKDICDNNNIEISVKSENNTTSFSYKIDIKDVIKGNL
- the tpx gene encoding thiol peroxidase — protein: MAITHLKGEEVNLLGNEVNVSDQAPIVKVVGQDLNEFEIGGAKDVIQVLVVVPSLDTPVCAAETRKFNEEAARLTNVEISVVSLDLPFAMGRFCTTEGIENINVGSDFRNKDLTNAYGLLIENGPLAGIAARAVFVIDTNGIVVYKELCEEITKEPDYDTVMKEIEKLI
- a CDS encoding response regulator; translation: MNLKRLFMLLFILNTGLFILVVMVINRYQKSTNTLEQAYQMQYKSLVLAHELRQSSDDLTRMARTYVITGNPLFKKQYQTVLDIRNGVKPRPKRYNGIFWDFLTLDGSIATLDGKKIPLKELMKEANFPEEELNLLFTSQNESDDLTNLEHKAMNAIIGVFQDKNGNYTIKSKPNYKLARELMYSDEYHKAKIRIMKPLDKFYKMFETRTKAKVKEARVIVKKLEFYVTVIVLFSIIVFLLSFFIILFRIVQPLELLRVSMLRLSKNDMSVELDKDKYQDEIGDMIGAVDVFKDNTKKLITSEQKIKLSMQEATSANKAKSIFLVRMSHELRTPLNAIMGFSNLLKKSQNINEQERKNLTIIKKSANHLLNIINEILELSKIEAGKIEIVPKSFNFEELLKEIESIFEFRCESKGLKFKLIKSENLPSFIKVDELRLRQILINLLGNSIKFTKKGEISLYVYEQNKKLFFEVKDTGIGISKVNLKKIFKPFEQVKKDDYSQNGTGLGLSITKELISLMNGTIYVKSNLNKGSEFYFSISYEDSSNDEIDIKIDKSSIKSIQNQNFEKSILVVDDIKENRQLVTQILNQYEFKVFEASSGTEALELYEKNRIDLIFMDILMSDMNGLEAIKKIREDKNDRKIPIITLSANVFLEDRRKALKAGANDFLPKPFEEESILALLQKYLNVDVYLKEEVKQTSSHIEDLPIEFYEKLKEYSTLMRNEEILKILDTYLLNDSTKKVIIELLENFDYQQIINLCDSKLNKAV
- a CDS encoding response regulator transcription factor, which codes for MKIFLLEDDTSLNKIIKLSLENKGFFVENFFDGYEAANIILNNRYDLYILDVNVLGFDGHKILEIIRNENINTPVIMISAEIDIENIKKSFNLGCNDYIKKPFDFEELFLRIQYHLSYKKEQNSDMNIELGYNFTFNLLEEKLYKHNHEIELTVKEKLLLTLFVKNINKSVTNEMIHEYVWDSKEMESVSMRSIIHKLKKKLKNGMIINLRGVGYKLISIE
- a CDS encoding protein-methionine-sulfoxide reductase heme-binding subunit MsrQ; translation: MRIFLFVVFLTPFFIALYSLFITQNVIDPIKYIYTFSGVVATVILFFTIIISLMKRFINLMKYRRMIGLFGFFYACLHIINFVVLDAQFDVDFIINNLIKKPFIYLGAMAFFILVFLALTSTKRLFRKYNKYHKTLYLSLVLITIHFILAQKSLDIYQIFYIFIIGVISIFKLIQIKNLFNRN
- the msrP gene encoding protein-methionine-sulfoxide reductase catalytic subunit MsrP; protein product: MKYIKTKQWQIKESEVTSKTLFNKRRDFIKLGAASLVSSGAIFELLAKDKIPLANLQYKKDKNENNLTLNSYEQITSHNNFYEFTTNQSKVKDMAHTLDISNWKIKVDGLVEKPMVIDFETIMKKFPLEERIYRFRCVEGWAMVVPWIGFELSKLIKYLKPLSSAKYIKFETLYDEKMFPDQARGILSTISYPYVEALRMDEAMNELTILAVGLYGSSMPKQNGAPIRLIVPWKYGFKSIKSISKISFVDKQPLNSWQKENKNEYGFYANVNPYVDHPRWSQSKERVLGKFFKQRTLMFNGYEKQVASLYKGMDLTKDF
- a CDS encoding NnrS family protein, which produces MANWFKTFSNQPHQPFFLSGIIFFISFILLLFASYARIVNLSSTILTYHTYSMLFIVFIQFILGYLYILFPKILEEKPIKRSVYMMHFYIYFFSSLGFLSSLFFSSEYIIFFTLALLLVQFLSFKLLFIINLESKIKDKKDTSWILFFLFIGLIAHMIFYVSFYELEYSFTLKKAGTYIGFYFYFFGVAFAISQRMILETTKQKIKNYKIDKSMFLMTKFTILIFFKVISHFYENIYFSLVIDILFFIFIMYELIRWKLPIFKVNSMLWILYISLYWIPVSFLLLILQNSFEILHINFLFEQAPLHTLALGYINTLILAFILRATLYYKGKTQNANNITTLIFLFLQMAVILRLVASFSLNTELSYVLWINIASFSLVIILLLWFLNYLKIVLINK
- a CDS encoding CvfB family protein, with the protein product MNKNIKIGEINTLKINRASEPGLYLIAQDETEVLLPNVYIKQTMSLGQEIEVFIYTDSEDRLVATTITPKAMINEIQYLEVVDTTKFGAFVDIGLPKDILVPINKQKSTFKIGEKRLVKIIEDEKSHRLIGTEKFIKSFNRNTKKFKKNDEVNIIIYQKTPLGFKVIINEEYEGMIFHSEIFTKVEIGDKRKAYIKTVREDGKLDLSLQKIGEEKRLDDVSIVVSILKNNNNVLNITSKSDAKEIMDLFEMSKKRFKAALNTLVTTNQVHIENDSIRLHH